The following nucleotide sequence is from Atribacterota bacterium.
GGATAAAAGTAAAAAAGAAATCATAATCATAAAGTAGACTATAATAATTGGTAAACTTTCAATTCTCTTAATCTTGGTAATAATTTTTTCTAAAAACAATTTTAGAATCCCTAACCTTATTTTTTATTCGCATATTTTAATAAAAAATCATTTAATTCAGTTAATGAAATTTGACTTTTTTCAATGCTGGTTATAATCTTACCCCTATCTAAAATATAAAAACGATCAGCTATCATATAAACATGTGACAACATGTGAGAAATATAAATACAGGCTCTTCCAGACTGTTTTATCTTATTTACAAAATCCAGCACTTTTTGTACTTCTTTTAATGAAAGTGCCACCGTAGGTTCATCCAATATAATTAAATCAGCATCAAAGTACATTGCCCTGCCAATGGCAACTCCCTGTCTTTCTCCACCTGATAAATTGCTAACAGTAGAATCAACGGTAATGCCCGCCCCCCTGAATCCAATTACGTTCAT
It contains:
- a CDS encoding ATP-binding cassette domain-containing protein; the protein is MVGIEKYFGKIAALRGINFEVKPNEIVGLIGDNGAGKSTLIKIITGVFPPTSGEIHIRDKKVDTSSYNVKKAHQLGIETVYQDKSLGDKQPLWRNFFIGRQIKNRFGFINVKKEKEIANDIMMNVIGFRGAGITVDSTVSNLSGGERQGVAIGRAMYFDADLIILDEPTVALSLKEVQKVLDFVNKIKQSGRACIYISHMLSHVYMIADRFYILDRGKIITSIEKSQISLTELNDFLLKYANKK